The genomic window ATGTAAGCGCCTCCCAAGCCGGCCTTCCTGATGCAGTCCTTGACCTCCTGACGTACTTCTTCAATAGTCCCCCAGCTCAGGGTTGCGCCGCAATTCACATTACCGACCAAACAAAGCCTGTCTCCATATTTGGCCTTCATTTCCCCTATATCCATCCCGGCTATAGGATCAATGGGATGAAGCGCGTTTATCCCGGTCTCGACAAGTAAATCAATAATCTTCCAGATATTTCCGTCTGTATGCTTTAAAACAGGCACATTCATGCCTCGGGCCAGTTCGACCTGTTTCTTGAGCGGAGGCGTGAGGAATCGGGCCGTGTGTTTCGGAGAGACCATCGGCCCTTTGGTCATGGCAAAATCCCCGGTAATGTAAAGAAAATCTACGTCCAGTTCGAGGCAGTTTTTCAGATACTTGAGGTTGTAGTTCAGAACGATTTCATTGACCCTGTCAACCAGGTCAGGATTTTTTATTATGGCGTTGTAATAGGCTTCCGGGCCGAGTAAAAAATCCGAGGCGATGTTGAAAACATCGGTGGCATGGGCGTAAACGGCTCGATGCCCCTTGTACCTTTTTATGATGCGCTCCACGTCCTTGTATCGCCATTCCTCGTCCGGATCCGGCGGGACATAGCCTTCAAGGTCTTTTTCGGATTTTATAGCCGGTTCAAAAGGGTGGCCTAACGCCTCAGACGTAAATCGCTCCAGGGCGCCCCACTGGTTTCGCGCTATTTTTTTGCTTTCATCAACCGTGTCATATCTCCAGGCGTTAATTTTATCGTAATTCCCGATGGCGTCATGATCCATATACTCTACAAATTTGCTCCGGGAAGCGTTGGGGAGGATAGCATTCATCACTTTCCGATCAACGCCGTCATAGTGTGGAACCATATCAGGTTCCTGAAGGTTGAGCGCCTTTAATACGCGTTCCTGTCCGGTTAATTTATTCATGTCTCTCCCCCTTACTGCCTGGCAGCGGCAAGCAGCTTTTCGGCTTTGGTAATGGCGTCCCAGGCGTCTAGACCGAAGGCGTTCGCGCCGATTTTATCCGCGTAGTCCTGGGTTACGGGAGCTCCCCCGATCATGATCTTAATTTTGTGCCTGAGCCCGGCCTGGTTCAAAGCCTCGATGGTCAAATCCAGGCTTGCCATGGTTGTCGTCAGCAAGGCCGACATCCCGAGAACGTCAAAGGCGCCTTCTTTCACCGCCTTGCAGAAATCTTCCGGCGAAACGTCAACGCCTAAATCTCTTACTTTCCATCCATTCCCCTTAAGCATCATGGCCACGATATTCTTGCCGATATCATGCACGTCACCCTGTACCGTTCCGATGAGAAAGGCGCCGGTGTTGGATGCGCTTTCTTTGGCGAAAAAAGGTTCGAGGTGTCTGATGGCCGTTTCCATGGCTTGCCCGGATACTATCAGTTCAGGCAGGTAAACCTCTCCTTGACCGAATAATTTACCGATTTCTCTTATCCCTGGCACAAGGCCTTTTTGTAAAATATCATTGGCCGGTATCCCCTCGGCCAGAGCGGCAACGGTCAACTCCTCACTTATTATCTCATCGCCGTCAATGATGGCCTTTTTCAGGTTTGAAAATTTTTCTTCACCCATAGATTTATCTCCTGTTTTTTTCTAGTTTCGATCTCCGGCTGCACATTTTTCCCATTTTGAATCTACTGATCTTTTTCTAAAATAATGATCGAGCAGGCCGCTTCCTCAAAGCCGATGACCCCGCCGCCGTTTTCCTGGAGCGCCAGTCTGGCCCCCTTGACCTGCCTTGGCCCGGCTTCGTCTCGAAGCTGGGTCACCAGTTCATAAATCATGGACAACCCGGTGGCGCCGACCGGGTGGCCTTTGGAGACAAGGCCGCCGCCGGTGTTGATGGGTATCTTGCCATCGAGCATGGTTGCGCCGGACTCGACAAACGGCCCTCCTTCACCTATTGGGCAGAAACCCATCATCTCCGATTGGTAAATCTCGCAGAAGGAAGTGGCGTCATGTATTTCGGCCACATCAATATCACCCGGCCCGACACCGGCCATCTCGTAAGCCTTGTCCGCGCCGACCTTGCTCAAGCCCGGTTCATCGAAGTCCCGGTACTTCCCGCCGGTAAGCACGCTGGCCTTGATTTTAACCGCACGATTTTGAACCCCTGAGGGCAGGTTTTTCAGGAAATCTTCCGAACAGACAATGGCCGAGGCAGCGCCATCGCCAATAGGAGCGCACATGGATCGAGTTAAAGGATAGCTTATAAGCCGGTCTTCCAGGGCCTGGTCCACTGAAACCTCGAACTGGTACTGAGCCTTGGGGTTGAGCGCGCCGAAGTTATGGTTCTTGGAGCACCCGACCGCGATCTGCCGCTGCGTGGTCCCGTACTTCCACATATGATACTTGGCCTGCATGGCATAGGTGTCCATGAACAGGGTTCGGTTGTCTGCCGGCGCAAACTCCTGGCCGATGACATTACCGGCGTCCTTGTATACTTGAATGGTTTCTTCGGGGGTAAAATTATCCATGCCTCCGGCAAAGCTTTTTAAGGTTGCGGCCTTGTCAATCGTGGGCGAAAAAAGCTTTTCCACGCCCACGGCCAGGGAGCACTCGGTTTGGCCGCTCAGGATGTCTTTCCAGGCGCCGTGCAGGGCCATGGACGCGGTGGCGCAGGCCCCCTCGACATTGATGATGGGCACGCGCTCCGGGAAAAGCCCCTCCCTGACCAGAGGGATGAAGCAAACCTGGCCGCGTATGCTTGACTGCCCCAGGGCGGCCATGCCGCAGTTGCCGAACCAGGCGAACTCAATTTGGTCCCCGTTTTCCATTTTAGCGTCCTGAAGCACCCCCAGATAGGCGTCTCTGACCAGATCCCGGTAAGATAATTCCGGCCATTTCTTAAATTGTATTGAATACGAGCCAATAATGTAAACGTCTTTCATTTATTTCACCTGACGACCCTCTGGTTTATGATTAAAGAATAGCCCTGGCATCCTTAAAGGCAGTAATATCATCCCAATTATATCCCATCTCCAGCAGGATTTCCTCAGTATGCTGACCCAGTTCAGGGGCGACCGTTCTGATACTTCCCGGGGTCTTGCTCAACTGCACCGGGCTGGTGACATTCTTGAAGGTCCCGTGAATGGGATGTTCAACTTCAACGATGAATCCGTTTTCCAGGGCCTGGGGATCGTTGATCGCTTCCTTGAAAGTCTGCACCGGTGTCCACAAGATTTCCTTTTCATCAAAGGCCTTGCCCAGTTCATCCCTGTCTCTGGTGAGAAACGTTTGGTCGAGAATGGAAATTAACTCCTGGCAATTTTCGGCGCGTTTTATCAGGTTCTCGAAACGGGGGTCGTGCTCCAGTTCTTCCAAACCCACAACCTGGCAAAAGTCAGACCAGTACCGGTCAGATTGCAGGCAGACCAGCATCATCCACTTCCCGTCCTTACACTCATAGGAGTTATAAAGAGGGTTGGGCCAGTCTTTCCGCGAACGCCTTTCCATCTCTTCCTCGATCACTCCCGCACCGACCACGCTGATACCGTTGCACCACAGGGCCGTGCCCAGCAGGGCCACGTTCACTTCCTGACCGATGCCCATCCGTTCCCTCACGAGCAAGGCCAGGACGATGCCCGCGGCCAGGGTGATGGACCCGGTGCTGTCCCCCAGGCCTGGCAGGGCCATGGGCGGCGGAGAATCCGGTTCGCCGATCTGCCTCATAATAGCTCCCCTGGCCCAGAAGGCGGCGTAATCATAGCCGGCGCGGGTGGCCTCCGGCCCCTTTTCGCCGTAACCGGTGGCATGGGCATAGATCAGTTTGGGGTTGATTTTAGACAGGGTCTCATAGTCCACGCCAAGCTTCTTGATGGCAGCCGTCTGGATATTGGAAATAAAGATATCCGCCTGCTCGATTAGTCTGTGAATAATCTCTTTCCCCTTCTCGGTTCTGAGATCAACGGCCATGCCTCTTTTGTTGCGGTTGTCGAACTCCCAGGGAAAGTTGATATCCGGCACCTCTGCCCCCGCGACTGTTACAAGTGCTCGATGGGGATCGCCGGTGGCCGGGTCTTCGATCTTGATCACCTCCGCCCCCCAGTCTCCTAAAAGAGCGGCGGCCCCTGGTGCAAAAGCCCAGGTGCTGAAGTCAATAACCTTGATTCCCTCCAGGGCTAACATGTTTCTCCTCCTTGCTCGAAGTTAAAACCTCGCCTGAACAACACAGCCTGTAACTTGTCTGCTCCGATTAATCTACTTAAGACCTGACATTGACAAAGAGCAACCCTTCCAGAAATGGAAGTGGATTAGAAAATCCTAATATTCTATATCGCTATAAGGGTAACAGAGTCTAGAGCGGCTCAACATAAAAACACTGTTGTCCACGGTTGGCGGATAAAAATGTTCTCAAGACCGACAGACTCCCAGGGGGTTTTGTTTAGAAGGTGAACAATGGGGAGGCGGCCTTATTCCTTATTTTTTCTTGTCTGACTCCTTCAT from Deltaproteobacteria bacterium includes these protein-coding regions:
- a CDS encoding thiolase family protein, with the protein product MKDVYIIGSYSIQFKKWPELSYRDLVRDAYLGVLQDAKMENGDQIEFAWFGNCGMAALGQSSIRGQVCFIPLVREGLFPERVPIINVEGACATASMALHGAWKDILSGQTECSLAVGVEKLFSPTIDKAATLKSFAGGMDNFTPEETIQVYKDAGNVIGQEFAPADNRTLFMDTYAMQAKYHMWKYGTTQRQIAVGCSKNHNFGALNPKAQYQFEVSVDQALEDRLISYPLTRSMCAPIGDGAASAIVCSEDFLKNLPSGVQNRAVKIKASVLTGGKYRDFDEPGLSKVGADKAYEMAGVGPGDIDVAEIHDATSFCEIYQSEMMGFCPIGEGGPFVESGATMLDGKIPINTGGGLVSKGHPVGATGLSMIYELVTQLRDEAGPRQVKGARLALQENGGGVIGFEEAACSIIILEKDQ
- a CDS encoding corrinoid protein; the encoded protein is MGEEKFSNLKKAIIDGDEIISEELTVAALAEGIPANDILQKGLVPGIREIGKLFGQGEVYLPELIVSGQAMETAIRHLEPFFAKESASNTGAFLIGTVQGDVHDIGKNIVAMMLKGNGWKVRDLGVDVSPEDFCKAVKEGAFDVLGMSALLTTTMASLDLTIEALNQAGLRHKIKIMIGGAPVTQDYADKIGANAFGLDAWDAITKAEKLLAAARQ
- a CDS encoding CoA transferase; protein product: MLALEGIKVIDFSTWAFAPGAAALLGDWGAEVIKIEDPATGDPHRALVTVAGAEVPDINFPWEFDNRNKRGMAVDLRTEKGKEIIHRLIEQADIFISNIQTAAIKKLGVDYETLSKINPKLIYAHATGYGEKGPEATRAGYDYAAFWARGAIMRQIGEPDSPPPMALPGLGDSTGSITLAAGIVLALLVRERMGIGQEVNVALLGTALWCNGISVVGAGVIEEEMERRSRKDWPNPLYNSYECKDGKWMMLVCLQSDRYWSDFCQVVGLEELEHDPRFENLIKRAENCQELISILDQTFLTRDRDELGKAFDEKEILWTPVQTFKEAINDPQALENGFIVEVEHPIHGTFKNVTSPVQLSKTPGSIRTVAPELGQHTEEILLEMGYNWDDITAFKDARAIL